Below is a genomic region from Spirosoma radiotolerans.
TCGACCGTCCTCATCGTCCCGATCCGTTGTCCATCGACCATCTACCGGTAAAACACCCAGTCGTTCGCCCGCTGTTCCGACTAAACCGACAGGCAAAGTTGTGGATAGTCGGACCTACGAAAACCGGTATGTGCCTGAAGTCGTGAAAATTGCCCGAACTTATACCGGAACGCCCTACCGGTCGGGTGGGAATACATCCGACGGCATTGATTGCTCAGGCCTGGTCTATGCTGTTTTTAACACGGTGGGTCTGAAAATGCCCCGAATATCCTGGCAGCAGTCAGAGGTCGGTCATGAAGTCGAAGTAGCAGAGATTTTGCCAGGTGATTTAATTTTCTTTGTGCCGGACAAAGGACAGGCCGGATATGTTTCGCACACCGGCATCGTGACCGAAGTAAACGGCGCCCAGAATATCCGGTTTATTCATGCGTCTTCTTCGCGGGGCGTTCGGGAAGA
It encodes:
- a CDS encoding C40 family peptidase, whose product is MQQRWSREIIRPVLLSACLLVLLSACNALRSSGPSVSRRPSSSSRSVVHRPSTGKTPSRSPAVPTKPTGKVVDSRTYENRYVPEVVKIARTYTGTPYRSGGNTSDGIDCSGLVYAVFNTVGLKMPRISWQQSEVGHEVEVAEILPGDLIFFVPDKGQAGYVSHTGIVTEVNGAQNIRFIHASSSRGVREDNLYADYFKGRFVKALRPF